In the Wyeomyia smithii strain HCP4-BCI-WySm-NY-G18 chromosome 2, ASM2978416v1, whole genome shotgun sequence genome, one interval contains:
- the LOC129720886 gene encoding uncharacterized protein LOC129720886 — protein sequence MRSGRTSIIAAVCLIFAVTAKGGDLPFETQFIWDFFKASFDERHNLITAPFMVRMGMTLMTSAVNDRYTQRQLRSKLHLQDSVTKTSESYRRQLAALSRSDNIRFGTKVITIGTDEFNPAFLAGTRYFNASIEKYPHLNATFVSGVANRWVEQVTSGMVRRVLLPRELHSNIRLLLLNAVAFQGKWKYAFDVDKTRVEQFHTGDEANRYHTEMMNLPDNFLKTGLYEPLKATGLVLPFKDESDLSLLVIMPQQQNGNLTQMVKGLNQSSFVALLGDMQSEKVQVKLPRFSFSNHLNVNAIFRNLHLNAPFEWSVFQVFKKSRLVLDRVKHGVSIEFQERGVRAAAASGFSVTTRSVPQIFFANRPFVYVIFKRSTHFPLFLGSFVHPLGSSSSSFFKHVNNS from the exons ATGAGGTCTGGCAGAACGAGTATTATTGCCGCAGTTTGTCTCATATTCGCAGTAACGGCTAAAGGAGGTGACCTGCCGTTTGAAACGCAGTTTATATGGGACTTCTTTAAG GCAAGCTTCGATGAACGGCACAACCTTATCACGGCTCCTTTCATGGTCCGTATGGGAATGACCCTGATGACCAGTGCCGTCAACGATCGGTACACTCAACGTCAACTCCGGAGCAAACTCCATCTGCAGGATAGTGTGACGAAAACATCCGAATCGTACCGTCGCCAGTTGGCCGCATTATCTCGGAGCGATAACATTCGTTTTGGAACAAAAGTGATTACCATCGGTACGGATGAATTTAATCCGGCCTTCCTAGCGGGGACGCGCTACTTTAACGCTTCGATCGAGAAATATCCCCACTTGAATGCTACCTTTGTGAGCGGTGTTGCCAACCGATGGGTCGAACAAGTTACCTCCGGTATGGTTCGAAGAGTTTTGTTGCCACGAGAGTTGCACTCCAATATCCGCCTTCTGCTATTGAATGCAGTCGCTTTTCAAGGAAAGTGGAAATATGCGTTCGATGTTGATAAAACGAGGGTGGAGCAGTTCCACACTGGCGATGAAGCCAATCGTTACCACACGGAAATGATGAATCTCCCGGACAACTTCCTGAAGACAGGTCTTTACGAACCGTTGAAAGCAACGGGCCTGGTGCTGCCGTTCAAAGACGAAAGTGACCTATCATTGCTGGTCATAATGCCCCAGCAACAGAACGGAAATTTAACGCAAATGGTCAAGGGCCTGAACCAAAGCTCATTCGTCGCTTTGCTCGGTGATATGCAGTCAGAAAAAGTACAAGTGAAACTTCCGCGATTTAGTTTTTCCAACCACCTTAACGTGAATGCTATTTTTCGAAACCTGCATCTAAATGCGCCCTTCGAGTGGAGCGTATTTCAGGTATTCAAAAAATCGCGATTGGTGCTGGACAGAGTGAAGCATGGAGTCTCGATTGAGTTCCAAGAGCGGGGAGTGAGAGCTGCTGCCGCCTCTG GCTTTTCAGTAACGACCAGAAGCGTCCCGCAGATTTTCTTCGCCAATCGACCTTTTGTATACGTTATTTTCAAACGTTCGACGCATTTTCCACTGTTTCTAGGAAGC